From Deinococcus malanensis, the proteins below share one genomic window:
- a CDS encoding ATP-binding protein produces MSLTPTELQSYLSALISGELKLSTMIWGPPGVGKSSVVAQVATRHGLEFVDVRLSQLAPTDLRGLPVPEADGQGSGVSKWYPPEFLPRAGRGVLFLDEVNMAPPTMQGMAQQLILDRRVGSYELPEGWFVWAAGNRKEDRASVFDMPAPLANRFLHLSVRADFDAWRAYALGRGLHEHVIAFLTFRPELLHRLDPSQPAWPSPRAWEMAAQLHRAGLDASPAIGDAAGAEFGAFVRLYEQLPDLGHVLQGKGSGLRLPDEPSVRYAAVVGLAARAATADEAFSAFTWLADSAGPEWLQLYVATLVSKFQSIGQLADLADLVGRDPRLADLVQQTLTLTEG; encoded by the coding sequence GATCAGTGGGGAGCTGAAGCTCTCCACGATGATCTGGGGGCCACCAGGGGTGGGCAAAAGCAGTGTGGTGGCACAGGTGGCGACCCGGCATGGCCTGGAATTCGTGGACGTGCGACTGTCGCAGCTGGCTCCGACGGACCTGCGGGGCCTGCCGGTCCCGGAAGCAGACGGGCAGGGCAGCGGCGTGAGCAAGTGGTACCCGCCGGAATTCCTGCCACGCGCCGGACGCGGCGTCCTGTTTCTGGACGAGGTCAATATGGCGCCGCCCACCATGCAGGGCATGGCCCAGCAGCTGATTCTGGACCGCCGGGTCGGCAGCTACGAGCTTCCCGAGGGCTGGTTCGTGTGGGCGGCCGGCAACCGCAAGGAGGACCGTGCCAGCGTCTTCGACATGCCCGCGCCGCTGGCCAACCGCTTTCTGCATCTGAGTGTCCGGGCCGACTTCGATGCCTGGCGCGCCTATGCCCTGGGCCGCGGCCTGCACGAGCACGTCATTGCATTCCTGACCTTCCGGCCCGAACTGTTGCACCGGCTGGACCCGTCCCAGCCGGCCTGGCCCAGTCCTCGGGCATGGGAAATGGCCGCCCAGCTGCACCGCGCCGGACTGGACGCCTCGCCGGCCATCGGTGACGCGGCGGGCGCCGAATTCGGTGCCTTTGTCCGGCTGTATGAGCAGTTGCCCGACCTGGGCCACGTGCTGCAGGGCAAGGGCAGCGGCCTGCGCCTGCCCGATGAACCCAGCGTCCGCTACGCCGCCGTAGTGGGTCTGGCGGCGCGGGCCGCCACCGCAGACGAGGCGTTCTCGGCCTTCACCTGGCTGGCCGATAGTGCCGGTCCGGAATGGCTGCAACTGTACGTGGCCACGCTGGTCAGCAAATTTCAGTCCATCGGACAGCTCGCGGACCTCGCGGATCTGGTAGGCCGCGACCCACGGCTGGCCGATCTGGTGCAGCAGACGCTGACCCTCACGGAGGGTTGA
- a CDS encoding vWA domain-containing protein: protein MTPGPSTPDFQRLISGSRLRLRGRSAFFATLLLHAEFVPSKEVAAAGTDGERVYVNPEVAATLAPEVLDSLLLHEVLHAALSHVERRGPREKKRWNRAADLIVNGMVSAAGLPTPPQFQRDEHLEKLSVEEVYTSMEGEAQGEGEADGDDLLDGPPGDAPPRSGRPGSPARQWQQAMAQARSVDAMSGEHGHDPLGMHRELMRLAPARLDWRAQLWRFLARTPVDFGGFDRRFVGRGLYLEALDDETLTALVAVDTSGSVDDEAVRALVAEVQGVLGAYPHVRATLYYADTQTYGPFELRDGDPVPDPQGGGGTDFRPIFGLLDAHEPDVLIYLTDGYGDFPETAPRVPTLWVVPPGGLEDEGFPFGDVLRLEE from the coding sequence TTGACCCCCGGCCCCTCCACGCCTGATTTCCAACGCCTGATTTCAGGGTCACGGCTGCGCCTGCGGGGACGCTCGGCCTTTTTTGCCACCCTGCTGCTGCACGCCGAATTTGTGCCCTCAAAGGAGGTGGCGGCGGCTGGAACGGACGGAGAAAGGGTCTATGTCAACCCCGAGGTGGCGGCCACCCTGGCACCTGAGGTGCTTGACAGCCTGCTTCTGCACGAGGTCCTGCATGCGGCGCTGTCGCACGTCGAGCGGCGCGGCCCACGCGAGAAAAAGCGCTGGAACCGCGCAGCGGACCTGATCGTCAACGGGATGGTTTCGGCCGCCGGCCTGCCCACGCCACCCCAGTTTCAGCGAGATGAGCATCTGGAAAAGCTCAGCGTGGAGGAGGTCTATACCTCCATGGAAGGCGAAGCGCAGGGAGAAGGCGAGGCGGACGGCGACGATCTGCTGGACGGCCCACCCGGGGACGCCCCTCCCCGTAGTGGTCGCCCCGGCAGCCCGGCGAGGCAGTGGCAGCAGGCCATGGCCCAGGCCCGCAGCGTGGACGCCATGAGCGGCGAGCACGGTCATGATCCGCTGGGCATGCACCGCGAGTTGATGCGCCTGGCGCCTGCCCGGCTGGACTGGCGTGCGCAGCTGTGGCGCTTCCTGGCGCGCACGCCGGTGGACTTCGGAGGCTTTGACCGGCGTTTCGTGGGCCGCGGGCTGTACCTTGAAGCCCTGGACGACGAGACCCTCACGGCCCTGGTGGCGGTGGACACCTCCGGCAGCGTAGACGACGAAGCTGTCCGCGCTCTGGTCGCCGAAGTGCAGGGCGTGCTGGGCGCCTACCCGCACGTCAGGGCCACCCTTTACTACGCCGACACCCAGACTTATGGCCCCTTTGAGCTGCGGGACGGAGATCCCGTGCCGGATCCACAGGGCGGCGGCGGCACCGATTTCCGGCCCATTTTCGGGCTGCTTGACGCCCACGAGCCGGATGTGCTGATCTACCTGACCGACGGCTACGGTGATTTCCCGGAGACGGCGCCACGCGTGCCTACCCTGTGGGTGGTGCCTCCCGGAGGCCTGGAAGACGAAGGTTTTCCGTTTGGAGACGTACTCAGACTCGAAGAGTAG
- a CDS encoding NUDIX hydrolase, producing the protein MNDIRMMVGSTRFSLRAVILCVRDGHLLVHRTAGDNFWFLPGGAAGSNEDTAAAAAREWTEETGVSAGPLRLVGVVENFFGPNEAREHEVGFYYRMDAPPQLPEASFALTDNPRVRAEWLPLDKIHIRPVYPRAACALLALPPGEVRHLVHRE; encoded by the coding sequence GTGAATGACATCCGCATGATGGTCGGCAGCACGAGATTCAGTCTGAGGGCCGTCATTCTGTGCGTGCGCGACGGGCACCTGCTGGTGCACCGTACTGCTGGGGACAATTTCTGGTTCCTGCCCGGGGGCGCGGCCGGCTCCAACGAAGACACGGCTGCCGCCGCCGCCCGGGAATGGACCGAGGAAACCGGGGTGAGCGCCGGGCCGCTGCGTCTGGTAGGTGTGGTGGAGAACTTTTTCGGCCCCAATGAAGCCCGCGAGCATGAGGTCGGCTTCTACTACCGCATGGACGCCCCACCCCAGCTTCCGGAAGCGTCCTTTGCCCTGACCGACAATCCTCGCGTCCGCGCCGAATGGCTCCCGCTGGACAAGATTCACATCCGGCCTGTGTACCCCAGGGCAGCCTGCGCCCTGCTGGCCCTGCCGCCGGGCGAGGTCAGGCATCTGGTTCACCGGGAATAG
- a CDS encoding ATP-dependent helicase codes for MNSGPDLPPSDLLKALNDTQAQAADHFTGPALVIAGAGSGKTRTLVYRIAHLIGHYGVDPGEILAVTFTNKAAAEMRERAQHLVEGADRLWMSTFHSAGVRILRAYGEHIGLKRGFVIYDDDDQSDILKEVMGSIPGIGPETSPRVLRGIIDRAKSNLITPENLGRSGEPYISGLPRDAAAEAYRRYEARKRSQNAIDFGDLITETVRLFHEVPAVLNAVQNRARFIHVDEYQDTNKAQYELTRLLASRDRNLLVVGDPDQSIYKFRGADIQNILDFQKDYPDAKVYMLEHNYRSSARVLNLANRLIENNTERLDKTLKPVREEGHPVMFHRAMDHRGEGEFVAEWLTRMRGEGRKFADMAILYRTNAQSRVIEESLRRVQIPAKIVGGVGFYDRREIRDILAYARLAINPADDVALRRIIGRPKRGIGDTALEKLMEWARLNETSLLTACANAAERNILDRGAQKPVDFAELMQAMADAADNYEPAAFLRYVIENSGYLDLLRQEGQEGQVRMENLEELVNAAEEWSQTNEGTIADFLDDAALLSSVDDMRTRKENKDVPEDAVTLMTLHNAKGLEFPVVFIVGTEEGLLPSKGALVEAGGIEEERRLFYVGITRAMERLFLTAAQNRMQYGKTNAAEDSRFLEEIEGGFETIDPYGQVTEYRATSWKQYRPTVPTTPSAVKNTSPMTAGMAYRGGEKVRHPKFGEGQVLAVAGTGEKQEVTVHFGAAGTKKLIVKFANLTPA; via the coding sequence GTGAATTCCGGCCCGGACCTTCCCCCCTCTGACCTCCTGAAAGCGCTCAATGACACCCAGGCGCAGGCCGCTGACCATTTCACCGGCCCCGCCCTGGTCATCGCGGGTGCCGGCAGTGGCAAGACGCGGACGCTCGTGTACCGCATTGCCCACCTGATTGGGCACTACGGGGTCGACCCCGGCGAGATTCTGGCCGTGACCTTCACCAACAAGGCGGCGGCCGAGATGCGCGAACGCGCCCAGCATCTGGTGGAGGGCGCCGACCGGCTGTGGATGAGCACGTTCCACTCCGCAGGCGTACGGATCCTGCGCGCCTACGGGGAGCACATCGGACTCAAGCGCGGCTTTGTCATCTACGACGACGACGATCAGAGTGACATTCTCAAGGAAGTCATGGGCAGCATTCCCGGGATCGGCCCGGAGACCAGCCCACGCGTGCTGCGCGGCATCATCGACCGGGCCAAGAGCAACCTGATCACCCCCGAAAACCTGGGGCGTAGCGGTGAGCCGTATATCAGCGGCCTGCCACGTGACGCCGCCGCCGAGGCTTACCGGCGCTACGAGGCCCGCAAGCGCAGCCAGAACGCGATCGACTTCGGTGACCTGATTACCGAGACTGTCCGGCTGTTCCACGAGGTCCCGGCGGTCCTGAACGCGGTACAGAACCGGGCGCGCTTTATCCACGTCGACGAGTACCAGGACACCAACAAGGCGCAGTACGAACTGACCCGTCTGTTGGCCTCGCGCGACCGCAACCTGCTGGTGGTGGGGGACCCGGACCAGAGCATCTACAAGTTCCGGGGGGCGGATATCCAGAACATCCTGGACTTTCAGAAGGATTACCCCGATGCCAAGGTGTACATGCTGGAGCACAACTACCGTTCCAGCGCCCGGGTGCTGAATCTGGCCAACAGGCTCATCGAGAACAACACCGAGCGCCTCGACAAGACCCTCAAGCCGGTCAGGGAGGAAGGTCACCCGGTCATGTTTCACCGCGCCATGGACCACCGCGGCGAAGGTGAGTTTGTGGCCGAGTGGCTGACGCGTATGCGCGGTGAAGGCCGCAAATTCGCGGATATGGCCATCCTGTACCGGACCAACGCACAGTCGCGTGTGATCGAAGAGTCGCTGCGCCGCGTGCAGATCCCAGCCAAGATCGTCGGCGGCGTGGGCTTTTACGACCGGCGCGAGATCCGCGACATCCTGGCCTATGCCCGGCTGGCCATTAACCCCGCCGACGACGTGGCTTTGCGCCGCATCATCGGCCGGCCCAAACGCGGGATCGGCGACACGGCCCTGGAAAAACTGATGGAATGGGCCCGGCTGAACGAGACCAGCCTGCTGACGGCCTGCGCCAACGCTGCCGAGCGCAATATCCTGGACCGGGGCGCGCAGAAGCCGGTGGATTTTGCCGAGCTGATGCAGGCCATGGCCGACGCCGCCGACAACTACGAGCCGGCCGCCTTTCTGCGTTACGTGATCGAGAACAGCGGGTACCTGGACCTGCTGCGCCAGGAAGGCCAGGAAGGTCAGGTCCGCATGGAGAACCTGGAGGAACTGGTCAACGCCGCAGAGGAATGGTCCCAGACCAACGAGGGAACCATCGCCGACTTCCTGGACGACGCCGCGCTGCTGTCCAGCGTGGACGACATGCGTACTCGCAAGGAAAACAAGGACGTACCGGAAGACGCTGTGACCCTGATGACCCTCCACAATGCCAAGGGCCTGGAATTTCCGGTGGTCTTTATCGTGGGCACCGAAGAAGGGCTGCTTCCCAGCAAGGGGGCCCTGGTTGAGGCCGGCGGAATCGAGGAGGAGCGACGCCTGTTCTATGTGGGCATTACGCGCGCCATGGAGAGGCTCTTTCTGACCGCCGCGCAGAACCGCATGCAGTACGGCAAGACCAACGCTGCCGAGGACAGCCGCTTTCTGGAGGAAATCGAGGGGGGCTTCGAGACCATCGACCCCTACGGACAGGTCACCGAGTACCGTGCCACCAGCTGGAAGCAGTATCGCCCCACCGTCCCCACGACCCCGAGCGCCGTCAAAAATACCAGCCCCATGACAGCCGGCATGGCTTACCGGGGCGGTGAAAAGGTCCGGCATCCCAAGTTCGGTGAGGGCCAGGTGCTGGCGGTGGCGGGAACCGGGGAGAAGCAGGAGGTCACGGTGCATTTCGGTGCGGCCGGGACCAAGAAACTGATCGTAAAGTTTGCCAACCTCACGCCCGCCTGA
- a CDS encoding alpha/beta fold hydrolase, which yields MHFNVVRRGQGKPLLLIHGLGSSWRSWEPVLDVLSAQREVIALDLPGFGHTPPLPGKATFQRLADAVTDFLHQENLIGVDAVGSSMGARLVLELARRGVLGAVVSLDPGGFWRGWEKVFFYQSVKVSVDLIRLLQPVMPALTGSAVWRSVLFAQFSSHPWTLGAQLSLTEMRSFATSPSVDEVLRDLVEGPPQQGVAPGQLTAPLVIGWGRHDRVCLPRQAQRALRAFPGASLHWFEHSGHFPHWDMPEQTAELILKVTR from the coding sequence ATGCATTTCAACGTTGTCCGGCGGGGCCAGGGAAAGCCTCTTCTGCTGATTCACGGCCTGGGGAGCAGCTGGCGCTCGTGGGAGCCTGTGCTTGATGTACTAAGTGCCCAGCGCGAAGTCATCGCGTTGGATCTGCCGGGCTTTGGACACACGCCACCGTTGCCAGGGAAGGCCACATTCCAGCGTCTCGCTGACGCGGTCACGGACTTTCTGCACCAGGAGAACCTGATTGGCGTCGATGCCGTGGGCAGTTCGATGGGAGCGCGGCTGGTTCTTGAACTCGCCCGGCGGGGGGTGCTGGGAGCGGTCGTTTCGCTGGATCCGGGTGGTTTCTGGCGAGGTTGGGAGAAGGTGTTCTTCTATCAAAGCGTGAAGGTTTCGGTGGACCTGATCCGTCTGCTGCAACCCGTCATGCCCGCGCTGACGGGGAGTGCCGTGTGGCGTAGCGTGCTGTTTGCGCAGTTCTCCTCACATCCCTGGACGCTTGGTGCGCAGCTCAGCCTCACCGAGATGCGGTCGTTTGCGACCTCGCCTTCCGTCGACGAGGTGTTGCGTGACTTGGTTGAGGGTCCACCCCAGCAGGGGGTCGCACCGGGGCAACTCACAGCGCCTCTGGTCATCGGCTGGGGCAGGCACGACCGGGTGTGCCTGCCCCGGCAGGCGCAGCGGGCACTCAGGGCGTTTCCGGGTGCCAGCCTGCACTGGTTTGAGCACAGTGGGCACTTTCCACACTGGGATATGCCTGAACAAACGGCAGAACTGATCCTGAAGGTCACCCGCTGA
- the map gene encoding type I methionyl aminopeptidase, translating to MSRVALKSAREIELMRRAGALVAETFRILEPYVKPGVTLGELDRIAEEHIRKAGAVPAYLGYGPRSNPFPATICASLNEVICHGIPGAQELKEGDIIGVDIGVLMNGVYGDACTTYTVGKVRPEVAQLVETTRQCLDAGLAECKPGGRTGNIGHAIQSLAESRGFGVVREYTGHGIGKRLHEEPTIYHWGARHTGLKLQPGMVFTVEPMINLGTPETKLLADGWTVVTADRNPSAQFEHTIVITPKGHEVLTL from the coding sequence ATGAGCCGAGTCGCCCTGAAATCTGCCCGTGAAATTGAGCTGATGCGCCGTGCGGGGGCGCTGGTGGCGGAGACCTTCAGAATTCTGGAACCGTATGTGAAGCCCGGCGTGACCCTGGGTGAACTCGACCGGATTGCCGAGGAGCACATCCGCAAAGCCGGCGCCGTGCCGGCATACCTGGGCTACGGTCCCAGGAGCAATCCCTTCCCGGCCACCATCTGCGCCAGCCTCAACGAGGTGATCTGCCATGGCATTCCCGGAGCGCAGGAACTCAAGGAAGGCGACATTATCGGCGTGGACATCGGCGTGCTGATGAATGGTGTCTACGGCGACGCCTGCACCACCTACACGGTCGGCAAGGTCCGGCCGGAAGTCGCGCAACTCGTGGAGACGACCCGGCAGTGCCTCGACGCCGGTCTGGCCGAGTGTAAGCCCGGTGGGCGCACTGGAAACATCGGCCACGCCATCCAGTCCCTGGCCGAGAGTCGCGGCTTCGGCGTTGTGCGTGAGTACACCGGTCACGGCATCGGCAAGCGGCTGCACGAGGAACCCACCATCTACCACTGGGGCGCGCGCCATACCGGCCTGAAGCTGCAGCCTGGAATGGTCTTCACTGTTGAGCCCATGATCAACCTGGGCACCCCGGAAACGAAGTTGCTCGCAGACGGCTGGACCGTGGTGACCGCCGACCGCAACCCCAGCGCTCAGTTCGAACACACTATTGTGATTACGCCCAAGGGCCACGAAGTCCTCACGCTGTAA
- a CDS encoding M55 family metallopeptidase, with the protein MKVVISVDMEGVCGVSSWVQVSPPEFGGLVNSAEYQVARERMTREAAAAALGALAAGATDVLVNDSHDGMRNLLPDLLPDEVRYTTGSDKPLSMVQGVQEPDVGALLFVGYHARAGTMHGPLAHTWNGFVRTVRINGTETGEYGLNALLAGHYGVPVIFASGDDIAMREITAELGPQVVTVSVKEGLSSFSAIHLHPREAQRRIRDGAELAVRSAGEAQPYTTHWPAVCELGFDHQARADQCERVPGVTRTSAVSVGWESPNAWHLFQTFRMLAQVGDVRLNS; encoded by the coding sequence ATGAAAGTCGTCATCAGCGTGGACATGGAAGGGGTATGCGGGGTTTCGAGCTGGGTGCAGGTCAGCCCGCCTGAATTCGGCGGGCTGGTCAACAGCGCGGAATATCAAGTGGCCCGCGAGCGCATGACCCGCGAGGCCGCGGCCGCCGCTCTGGGCGCCCTGGCCGCAGGAGCCACCGACGTGCTGGTCAACGACAGCCACGACGGCATGCGCAATCTGCTTCCCGACCTCCTGCCTGATGAGGTGAGGTACACCACCGGCAGCGACAAGCCGCTGAGCATGGTGCAGGGGGTGCAGGAGCCGGACGTGGGTGCCCTGCTGTTCGTGGGCTACCACGCCCGGGCCGGGACCATGCACGGACCCCTGGCCCATACCTGGAACGGCTTTGTGCGAACGGTACGCATCAATGGCACCGAGACCGGCGAGTATGGCCTCAATGCCCTGCTGGCCGGACATTACGGGGTGCCGGTGATTTTCGCGTCCGGCGACGATATCGCCATGCGCGAGATCACGGCAGAGCTGGGGCCTCAGGTCGTTACGGTTTCGGTCAAGGAGGGGCTAAGTTCCTTCTCGGCCATTCATCTGCACCCGCGTGAGGCGCAGCGCCGTATCCGTGACGGCGCCGAACTGGCCGTCCGGTCGGCCGGAGAGGCGCAGCCGTACACCACCCACTGGCCGGCCGTGTGCGAACTTGGATTCGATCACCAGGCCCGCGCTGACCAGTGCGAACGCGTTCCCGGAGTCACGCGGACGTCGGCGGTCTCGGTAGGCTGGGAAAGCCCGAATGCCTGGCACCTGTTCCAGACCTTCCGCATGCTGGCCCAGGTGGGCGACGTGCGGCTCAACAGCTGA
- a CDS encoding alpha/beta hydrolase, which produces MLPLTLASCGLFETKAPEDRTFQDQKLNWHACDPSILGKDESELFTTLGERLVCADMQVPMNWEAPAAGKASVSLIRLKAANPEQRQGAIFFNPGGPGGDGLGFAPWYGFAWGKADANTPVGANLKEMTEQFDLVGFSPRGVGASSRLYCGSNELAPVVHSPASDRSEKNISAMIRTGQLVASACQKNPLTPFINTDATVRDLDLARHLMGDQKLNYIGYSYGTWLGSWYAKRFPETTGRMLLDANMPFHATMQAAFEADPMTFQRDFREVVVPYLTRLGGMFGLGETPEEVYQKYAGLGEPIKSVVGGATASMLYNRDAYPSIGVVLKVASVVDGLIKASPNAGTEAWLAQAAQATYFPNQKLNNVARSMAAELLYYRDSLVTQTPVPVVLTEGSATNTAVICNDTAWNQDLGYWRGADERNAVESPLIGGSFVSIPCLYWKGGPTVKKPEVPAQMPPVLMLQNEYDPATPKEGALAALKATPNARMIMIDDEPQHAAFPYDTDCVDLPVTRYFLTGELPAAELTSCAAKPLPFEAQVYPVGEKFTSGSLSTQSMRAQAVKDPRALKALARNRQTIAQQSAALHGISSPLDLDALNRFFKK; this is translated from the coding sequence ATGCTTCCCCTCACCCTGGCCAGTTGTGGTCTCTTTGAAACCAAGGCTCCTGAAGACCGCACGTTTCAGGACCAGAAACTGAACTGGCACGCCTGTGACCCCTCCATTCTGGGTAAAGACGAGTCCGAGCTGTTCACCACGCTGGGAGAACGTCTGGTCTGCGCTGATATGCAGGTCCCCATGAACTGGGAGGCTCCCGCTGCCGGCAAGGCCAGCGTCTCGCTGATCCGCCTCAAGGCAGCCAACCCCGAGCAGCGCCAGGGCGCCATCTTCTTCAATCCTGGAGGTCCCGGCGGCGACGGGCTGGGTTTTGCGCCGTGGTACGGCTTCGCCTGGGGGAAGGCCGACGCGAACACCCCGGTGGGTGCCAACCTGAAGGAAATGACCGAACAGTTCGATCTGGTGGGCTTTTCTCCCCGTGGTGTGGGCGCCAGCTCCCGCCTGTACTGCGGCAGCAACGAACTGGCCCCGGTTGTTCATTCGCCGGCCAGTGACCGCAGTGAAAAAAACATTTCGGCCATGATCCGAACTGGGCAGCTGGTGGCCAGTGCCTGCCAGAAAAATCCGCTGACTCCGTTTATCAACACCGACGCCACCGTGCGCGACCTGGACCTGGCCCGGCATCTGATGGGTGACCAGAAGCTGAACTACATCGGCTATTCCTACGGCACCTGGCTGGGATCCTGGTACGCCAAGCGCTTCCCTGAGACGACCGGACGCATGCTGCTGGATGCCAACATGCCGTTCCACGCCACCATGCAGGCCGCGTTTGAAGCCGACCCGATGACCTTCCAGCGTGATTTCCGCGAGGTCGTGGTGCCTTACCTGACGCGTCTTGGCGGGATGTTCGGCCTGGGAGAAACACCCGAGGAGGTGTACCAGAAGTACGCTGGTCTTGGCGAGCCCATCAAGAGCGTTGTCGGCGGCGCGACCGCCAGCATGCTGTACAACCGCGACGCCTACCCGTCCATCGGCGTGGTGCTCAAGGTGGCCAGCGTGGTCGACGGCCTGATCAAGGCCAGCCCCAATGCCGGCACGGAAGCGTGGCTAGCTCAGGCTGCCCAGGCCACTTATTTCCCCAATCAGAAGCTCAATAATGTGGCCCGCTCGATGGCTGCCGAACTGCTGTACTACCGCGACAGCCTCGTCACGCAGACGCCTGTGCCTGTGGTGCTCACTGAGGGCAGTGCCACCAACACGGCCGTGATCTGTAACGACACCGCCTGGAATCAGGACCTGGGCTACTGGCGAGGCGCGGACGAGCGCAACGCTGTGGAATCGCCCCTGATCGGCGGTTCGTTCGTATCAATTCCCTGCCTGTACTGGAAGGGCGGACCCACCGTGAAGAAGCCCGAGGTGCCGGCACAGATGCCGCCCGTCCTGATGCTGCAAAACGAGTACGACCCGGCCACCCCGAAAGAAGGCGCGCTGGCAGCCCTGAAAGCCACCCCGAATGCCCGCATGATCATGATCGACGACGAGCCGCAGCATGCGGCGTTCCCGTACGACACGGACTGCGTGGACCTGCCTGTCACCCGCTACTTCCTGACCGGAGAGCTGCCGGCAGCTGAGCTGACCTCCTGCGCGGCCAAGCCTCTGCCGTTTGAGGCGCAGGTCTATCCCGTGGGCGAGAAGTTCACCTCCGGCAGCCTCAGCACGCAGTCGATGCGCGCACAGGCTGTGAAAGATCCCCGCGCCCTGAAGGCCCTGGCGCGCAACCGCCAGACCATTGCTCAGCAGAGTGCCGCCCTGCATGGCATCAGCAGTCCGCTGGACCTCGATGCCCTGAACCGCTTCTTCAAGAAATAA
- a CDS encoding DUF4259 domain-containing protein, with product MNVWGTGPFENEVGAAFAQEVQQDGPLALAEAFEVALDPDTDFLAAEEGHRVLAAAQILAAVLGGDTASLTDAGLRAWVQDHTAARAVQMAQWRDLAREALDRTLGPDSELPEQWEDSADADTWRAEVQRLRLQLG from the coding sequence ATGAACGTCTGGGGAACCGGTCCGTTTGAAAACGAGGTGGGCGCCGCTTTCGCACAGGAAGTGCAGCAGGACGGCCCCCTGGCTCTGGCGGAAGCTTTTGAGGTGGCCCTGGACCCCGACACCGACTTTCTGGCGGCCGAGGAAGGTCACCGGGTCCTGGCTGCGGCCCAGATTCTGGCCGCCGTGCTGGGCGGTGACACCGCCTCCCTGACCGATGCCGGGCTGCGGGCCTGGGTGCAGGACCACACCGCTGCCCGCGCCGTCCAGATGGCCCAGTGGCGTGATCTGGCCCGCGAGGCCCTGGACCGGACCCTGGGGCCAGACAGTGAACTGCCTGAACAGTGGGAAGACAGCGCCGACGCGGACACCTGGCGTGCCGAGGTGCAGCGATTGCGCCTCCAACTGGGCTGA
- the ispG gene encoding flavodoxin-dependent (E)-4-hydroxy-3-methylbut-2-enyl-diphosphate synthase → MITRRQTVTVEVGGIPVGSAHPIVVQSMTNTDTANAEATAIQVAQLARAGSEIVRVTVNTREAAAAIPEIVARLDEVGLNVPIVGDFHYNGHILLREYPETAQLLAKYRINPGNVGAGQHHDANFATMIEVAKEFDKPVRIGVNWGSLDQQVLARLMDENTAQGSPKTGTDVMIDAMVVSALESAQYAESLGLAHDRILISVKVSSAPELWQVYRQLAARCDYPLHLGLTEAGMGMKGMVATSVALAPLLTEGIGDTIRVSLTPEPGASRKLEVEVAQQILQSLGLRQFLPQVTSCPGCGRTTSSFFQELAQKIQDYIRDTMPDWKGRYPGVEEMQVAVMGCIVNGPGESKHANIGISLPGTGEDPRAPVYQDGRLLTTLRGPRIAEDFQELLETYVERRYGRHEVHP, encoded by the coding sequence ATGATCACCCGCCGCCAGACCGTCACTGTGGAAGTGGGAGGAATTCCCGTTGGATCGGCCCATCCCATCGTGGTGCAGTCCATGACCAACACCGACACCGCCAACGCTGAGGCCACGGCCATTCAGGTAGCGCAGCTCGCCCGGGCGGGCTCGGAGATCGTGCGCGTCACGGTCAACACCCGCGAAGCCGCAGCGGCCATCCCCGAGATCGTGGCGCGCCTCGACGAAGTCGGACTGAACGTTCCCATCGTGGGGGATTTCCACTACAACGGGCACATCCTGCTGCGCGAGTATCCCGAAACAGCCCAGCTGCTGGCCAAGTACCGTATCAACCCCGGCAATGTCGGCGCGGGGCAGCACCACGACGCCAACTTCGCCACCATGATCGAGGTGGCCAAAGAATTCGATAAACCCGTGCGGATCGGGGTCAACTGGGGCAGCCTGGATCAGCAGGTCCTGGCCCGGCTGATGGACGAGAACACTGCCCAGGGCAGCCCGAAAACCGGTACGGACGTCATGATCGACGCCATGGTCGTCTCGGCCCTGGAGTCTGCCCAGTACGCCGAGAGCCTGGGGCTGGCACACGACCGGATTCTGATTTCCGTCAAGGTGAGCAGCGCGCCGGAACTGTGGCAGGTGTACCGGCAGCTGGCTGCCCGGTGTGACTATCCGCTGCACCTTGGCCTCACCGAGGCCGGCATGGGCATGAAAGGCATGGTGGCGACCAGTGTCGCGCTGGCGCCGCTGCTCACGGAAGGCATCGGGGACACCATCCGCGTCAGCCTGACCCCTGAGCCTGGGGCCAGCCGCAAGCTGGAAGTCGAGGTCGCGCAGCAGATCCTGCAGAGCCTGGGGCTGCGGCAGTTCCTGCCGCAGGTCACCAGCTGCCCCGGCTGCGGGCGGACCACCAGCTCGTTCTTTCAGGAACTGGCCCAGAAAATCCAGGATTACATCCGTGACACCATGCCCGACTGGAAGGGCCGTTACCCCGGAGTGGAGGAGATGCAGGTGGCCGTCATGGGCTGCATCGTGAACGGGCCAGGAGAGAGCAAGCACGCCAATATCGGGATTTCCTTGCCCGGGACCGGAGAAGATCCGCGTGCTCCGGTGTACCAGGACGGCAGACTGCTGACCACCCTGCGCGGCCCACGAATCGCGGAGGACTTTCAGGAACTGCTGGAAACCTACGTCGAAAGGCGCTATGGCCGTCACGAAGTACACCCATGA